A stretch of Myxococcus hansupus DNA encodes these proteins:
- a CDS encoding radical SAM protein: MSRPSLVLIPQHFGALLFDRRSSRYLPFDADAADVLGRLTERPAHDVIDEASEASRDAVEGLVRHLSQKGYLRMDGRLAAARIDRAAPPADHLLGPLAVHLEVIGACNLTCSHCFAGELPRNQSPLSVKEMDGLFAQLAALGSFRLGLTGGEPLMRKDLLDILDAATGHGLHPCITTNALLIDERWARELGQRELVWLNVSLEGGNAVTNDAVRGAGVFDRVVEKLALLGQHARFTLAFTLTRNNVAEVEACVELARKVGAHTAVFRPLYPVGTAVKHPELMPTFEGYVDALERLEHVEADSDLFAIDPFSPSAREALRGVVTQGPGCGAANTVASVSVQGNVNPCSFLGRAFEAGNIRARPFEDIWRDGQAFMRLRAQQAGDRFTGGCRARAQFFNGSAFAEDPWQAQAQAQRGPRR; this comes from the coding sequence ATGAGCCGCCCTTCCCTGGTGCTCATCCCGCAGCACTTCGGCGCCCTGCTCTTCGACCGGCGCTCGTCGCGGTACCTGCCGTTCGACGCGGACGCGGCCGACGTGCTCGGCCGACTGACGGAGCGCCCCGCCCATGACGTCATCGACGAAGCGTCCGAGGCATCACGCGACGCCGTCGAGGGACTCGTTCGGCACTTGAGCCAGAAGGGCTACTTGCGGATGGATGGCCGGCTCGCGGCGGCGCGCATCGACCGCGCTGCTCCCCCGGCGGACCATCTCCTGGGCCCGCTCGCCGTCCACCTGGAGGTCATTGGTGCGTGCAACCTCACGTGCTCGCACTGCTTCGCGGGTGAGTTGCCACGCAATCAGTCCCCGCTGTCAGTGAAGGAGATGGACGGCCTCTTCGCGCAGCTCGCGGCGCTGGGGAGCTTCCGCCTGGGGCTCACGGGCGGAGAGCCGTTGATGCGCAAGGACCTGCTGGACATCCTCGACGCGGCCACCGGCCACGGCCTCCATCCGTGCATCACCACCAACGCGCTGCTCATCGATGAACGGTGGGCCCGCGAGCTGGGCCAGCGCGAACTCGTCTGGCTGAACGTCTCGCTGGAGGGCGGAAACGCGGTGACGAACGACGCGGTCCGCGGCGCTGGCGTCTTCGACCGGGTGGTCGAAAAGCTCGCCCTGCTCGGCCAACACGCGCGCTTCACGCTCGCCTTCACCCTCACGCGCAACAACGTGGCGGAGGTCGAGGCGTGCGTCGAGCTGGCCCGGAAGGTGGGCGCCCACACCGCCGTCTTCCGTCCCCTCTACCCCGTGGGCACGGCCGTGAAGCACCCGGAGCTGATGCCCACGTTCGAGGGCTACGTGGACGCACTCGAGCGGCTGGAGCACGTCGAGGCGGACTCCGACCTGTTCGCGATCGACCCCTTCAGCCCGTCGGCCCGAGAAGCGCTGCGCGGCGTGGTGACGCAGGGGCCGGGCTGCGGCGCGGCGAACACGGTGGCCTCCGTGTCCGTGCAGGGCAACGTGAACCCCTGCAGCTTCCTGGGCCGCGCGTTCGAAGCCGGCAACATCCGGGCACGGCCCTTCGAGGACATCTGGCGGGACGGACAGGCCTTCATGCGGCTGCGCGCGCAGCAGGCCGGAGACCGCTTCACGGGCGGGTGCCGCGCCCGCGCGCAGTTCTTCAACGGCTCCGCGTTCGCGGAAGACCCCTGGCAGGCACAGGCGCAGGCACAGCGGGGACCCCGCCGATGA
- a CDS encoding SDR family oxidoreductase, whose protein sequence is MTTHHASHQSTLAAADILERIRRCAAEVTRYPFDILTADAQLEDELGIDSVKLAEIAAVVGREFDIPSDRLPRGAQARTLGAVAEVVGQWVARAQPSPAPVAAPGVSAPPAPVAPRAPSAPVNGELEARVRDVFARVTRYPEALLTPDADLEDELGIDSVKQAEILAVLVRELGLTDAPPPSQRLRTIAAICEMARSRLAPPPTPAQPVRGVQTPRRSPPPVELPFEGKVAFVTGAGKGIGKVIAARLAGAGATVVVNSFHSRDEGERTVAELNAAGGKALHVWGSVAQEEHLDRMFATIVAQCGGLDFLVCNASNGLIGPFDRIAPRDWDKAFRTCITGTYECAMRARPLMAARGGGSIVTMSTSMSQRYMHDLGCQGVVKAGVESLTRYLAAELAPEGIRTNCVSAGPVHGELLGMFPDAAARVARWEAATPGGEICTAEDVADVTELLLGPKTRRVNGAIWVVDGGLSGTVDGLLPGTSEVPARRPTEPRWSHSSDHDVRALLALDS, encoded by the coding sequence ATGACTACACACCATGCATCACATCAGAGCACTCTGGCCGCCGCGGACATCCTGGAGCGCATCCGTCGCTGTGCCGCCGAGGTCACGCGTTATCCCTTCGACATCCTGACGGCGGATGCGCAGCTCGAGGATGAGCTGGGCATCGACTCGGTCAAGCTCGCCGAGATTGCCGCCGTGGTGGGACGCGAGTTCGACATTCCGTCGGACCGGCTGCCTCGCGGCGCACAGGCGCGCACGTTGGGGGCCGTCGCGGAGGTCGTGGGGCAGTGGGTCGCGCGGGCGCAGCCGTCGCCAGCTCCCGTCGCGGCGCCAGGGGTTTCCGCACCGCCAGCACCCGTGGCTCCGCGCGCGCCGTCGGCGCCGGTGAATGGCGAGCTGGAAGCTCGGGTGCGTGACGTCTTCGCGCGCGTCACGCGGTATCCGGAAGCGCTGCTGACGCCGGACGCGGACCTGGAGGACGAGCTGGGCATCGACTCCGTCAAGCAGGCGGAGATCCTGGCCGTGCTCGTGCGGGAGTTGGGGCTGACGGACGCGCCACCGCCTTCCCAGCGCCTGCGCACCATCGCCGCCATCTGTGAGATGGCGCGCTCACGTCTGGCACCTCCACCCACGCCCGCGCAGCCCGTGCGTGGGGTCCAGACGCCACGCCGTTCACCCCCTCCGGTGGAGCTTCCATTCGAAGGCAAGGTTGCGTTCGTCACGGGGGCGGGGAAGGGGATTGGCAAGGTCATCGCGGCGCGATTGGCGGGTGCGGGCGCCACAGTGGTGGTGAACTCCTTCCACTCGCGCGATGAGGGTGAGCGCACGGTGGCGGAGCTGAATGCCGCGGGAGGCAAGGCCCTCCACGTGTGGGGCTCGGTCGCGCAGGAGGAGCACCTGGACCGGATGTTCGCCACCATCGTGGCGCAATGTGGCGGCTTGGACTTCCTGGTGTGCAATGCCTCCAACGGCCTCATCGGCCCGTTCGATCGCATCGCGCCGCGTGATTGGGACAAGGCCTTCCGCACCTGCATCACCGGGACCTACGAGTGCGCGATGCGTGCGAGGCCGCTGATGGCCGCGCGAGGCGGCGGCAGCATCGTGACCATGTCCACGTCCATGTCCCAGCGCTACATGCACGACCTGGGGTGCCAGGGCGTGGTGAAGGCGGGCGTGGAGTCGTTGACGCGATATCTCGCCGCGGAGCTGGCGCCGGAGGGCATCCGCACGAACTGCGTGTCCGCGGGGCCGGTGCATGGGGAGCTGCTCGGCATGTTCCCGGACGCGGCGGCGCGCGTCGCGCGTTGGGAGGCCGCCACGCCGGGCGGGGAGATCTGCACGGCGGAGGATGTCGCCGACGTCACCGAGCTCCTCCTGGGGCCCAAGACGCGCCGGGTGAATGGCGCCATCTGGGTGGTGGATGGGGGCCTCTCTGGAACGGTGGACGGGCTGCTGCCTGGAACCTCCGAGGTGCCGGCTCGACGGCCCACGGAGCCGCGGTGGAGCCACTCTTCCGACCATGACGTGCGGGCGCTGCTCGCGCTCGATTCCTGA
- a CDS encoding alpha-amylase family glycosyl hydrolase: protein MTSRIHQPSRPASSNKSAASQRSSDSAEPRAKENAASAKPATPRASVKDFFDDAKQTRNADSQRQVNTFQASRGGAPTPQTLSRKSGSLLPEPLRLSATAMPTQPSSRPGMGALPYDGGTMFRVWAPNAQRVQVAGDFSNWQAVELQREPSGNFSLDVPGAKAGDQYQYVIQGKYGDWRWKGDPRAYDVTNSTGNSIVVDHNSYQWKHDHDFRMPPWNEAVIYEMHVGTFNDEPGWGPGNWQSAIDKLDHLTDLGINVIKMMPSAEFAADFSWGYNPAYPNAPESAYGTPDDLKRFVDEAHKRGIGVVMDVVYNHLGPTDLPHWDFDGETYGKGGSYFYTDWRAKTPWGDTRPDYGRHEVRDYLRDNAMMWLREYHMDGLRVDATKEIRMASGVDNPEGWQLLRDINDAVNREFPQKIIIAEDLGGDGALTHPDGANFDSQWDSNFVHPMREALTAFSDSDRDMNAVADAIRFKYNGSALQRVIYTESHDEVANGKQRLPSEVGGWDAGGYHAKKRSIIGAALTMTSPGIPMIFQGQEFLEDGHFQDADPLDWKKKETFAGINQAYTDLIKLRRNWNDNTAGLRGENVNVHHVNNNDKVVAFHRWDKGGAGDDTIVVVNMGGKHLSNYDLGLPDDGTWKVRFNSDWQGYSGDFGNAQSFDVGGRWNGKDGMPASGTLNNLGPYSVLILSKDR from the coding sequence ATGACCTCCCGGATCCATCAACCGAGCCGACCCGCCTCCTCCAACAAAAGCGCCGCTTCGCAGCGTTCCTCGGATTCCGCCGAGCCCCGCGCGAAGGAGAACGCGGCGTCCGCGAAGCCCGCGACTCCGCGTGCGTCCGTGAAGGACTTCTTCGACGACGCGAAGCAGACGCGCAACGCCGACTCCCAGCGCCAGGTCAACACGTTCCAGGCGAGCCGTGGCGGTGCGCCCACGCCGCAGACGCTGTCGCGCAAGAGCGGCAGCCTGCTGCCCGAGCCCCTGCGCTTGAGCGCGACGGCGATGCCCACCCAGCCGTCCAGCCGCCCCGGCATGGGCGCGCTGCCGTACGACGGCGGCACCATGTTCCGCGTGTGGGCGCCCAACGCGCAGCGCGTGCAGGTGGCGGGTGACTTCAGCAACTGGCAAGCCGTGGAGCTGCAGCGGGAGCCGAGCGGCAACTTCTCGCTCGATGTCCCGGGCGCGAAGGCGGGTGACCAGTACCAGTACGTCATCCAGGGCAAGTACGGCGACTGGCGGTGGAAGGGTGACCCGCGCGCCTATGACGTCACCAACTCCACGGGCAACTCCATCGTCGTCGACCACAACTCGTACCAGTGGAAGCACGACCACGACTTCCGGATGCCGCCCTGGAACGAGGCGGTCATCTACGAGATGCACGTGGGCACCTTCAACGACGAGCCCGGCTGGGGCCCGGGCAACTGGCAGAGTGCCATCGACAAGCTGGACCACCTGACGGACCTGGGCATCAACGTCATCAAGATGATGCCGTCGGCCGAGTTCGCGGCGGACTTCAGTTGGGGCTACAACCCGGCCTATCCCAACGCGCCGGAGAGCGCGTACGGCACGCCGGATGACCTCAAGCGCTTCGTCGACGAGGCCCACAAGCGCGGCATCGGCGTGGTGATGGACGTCGTCTACAACCACCTGGGGCCCACCGACCTGCCGCACTGGGACTTCGACGGTGAGACGTACGGCAAGGGCGGCAGCTACTTCTACACGGACTGGCGCGCCAAGACGCCGTGGGGCGACACCCGGCCCGACTACGGCCGCCACGAGGTCCGCGACTACCTGCGCGACAACGCGATGATGTGGCTGCGCGAGTACCACATGGATGGCCTGCGCGTGGACGCCACCAAGGAAATCCGGATGGCGAGCGGCGTGGACAACCCGGAAGGGTGGCAGTTGCTCCGCGACATCAACGATGCCGTCAACCGCGAGTTCCCGCAGAAGATCATCATCGCCGAGGACCTGGGCGGCGACGGCGCCCTCACGCACCCGGACGGCGCGAACTTCGACAGCCAGTGGGACTCCAACTTCGTCCACCCGATGCGTGAAGCGTTGACGGCGTTCTCGGACAGCGATCGGGACATGAACGCCGTCGCTGACGCCATCCGCTTCAAGTACAACGGCAGCGCCCTCCAGCGCGTCATCTACACGGAGAGCCACGACGAGGTGGCCAACGGCAAGCAGCGTCTGCCCAGCGAGGTGGGCGGCTGGGACGCCGGCGGCTACCACGCCAAGAAGCGCTCCATCATTGGCGCCGCGCTCACGATGACGAGCCCCGGCATCCCGATGATCTTCCAGGGCCAGGAGTTCCTCGAGGACGGTCACTTCCAGGACGCGGACCCGCTCGACTGGAAGAAGAAGGAGACCTTCGCCGGCATCAACCAGGCGTACACGGACCTCATCAAGCTGCGCCGCAACTGGAACGACAACACCGCCGGCCTGCGCGGTGAGAACGTCAACGTCCACCACGTGAACAACAACGACAAGGTCGTCGCCTTCCACCGCTGGGACAAGGGCGGCGCGGGCGATGACACCATCGTCGTGGTGAACATGGGCGGCAAGCACCTGTCCAACTACGACCTGGGGCTGCCCGATGACGGCACGTGGAAGGTCCGCTTCAACAGCGACTGGCAGGGCTACTCCGGCGACTTCGGCAATGCCCAGAGCTTCGACGTGGGCGGCCGGTGGAATGGCAAGGACGGCATGCCCGCCAGCGGCACGCTGAACAACCTGGGTCCCTACAGCGTGCTCATTCTGTCCAAGGACAGGTGA
- a CDS encoding 2-oxo acid dehydrogenase subunit E2 — MAHLELIPKRDLSSFRKLAIGSWKTAYDPTVYGTLTVRMDKAMAYIEAFRQRTGIRLTVTHLVAKAMGEALRRCPDANAILRFNRIYLRQRVTLSTLVVQTDGGKVDLTSARIEDADKKNLKEIANDLEEAVRRVRERRDVALEKGKGTIQKIPYLFLNTFTWLLSFFMYTLNLDMSRFGMPKDAFGSAIITNVGSLGLDTAYVPLAPYTRVPIFVAPGAVKEVPVVEDGKVVPGKVMNINATFDHRFIDGFHAGVLANTLREMLENPFESFDALPEAATEPVAAVG; from the coding sequence ATGGCGCATCTGGAGTTGATCCCCAAGCGGGACCTGTCGAGCTTTCGGAAGCTTGCGATTGGCAGTTGGAAGACGGCGTATGATCCCACCGTCTACGGAACGCTGACCGTCCGCATGGACAAGGCGATGGCCTACATCGAGGCCTTCCGTCAGCGGACCGGCATCCGTCTCACAGTGACGCACCTGGTGGCCAAGGCCATGGGCGAGGCGCTGCGCCGTTGCCCGGACGCCAACGCCATCCTCCGCTTCAACCGCATCTACCTGCGCCAGCGGGTGACGCTGTCCACGCTGGTGGTCCAGACGGACGGCGGCAAGGTGGACCTCACGTCGGCGCGCATCGAGGACGCGGACAAGAAGAACCTGAAGGAGATCGCCAACGATCTGGAGGAGGCGGTCCGCCGCGTCCGCGAGCGCCGCGACGTGGCGCTGGAGAAGGGCAAGGGGACCATCCAGAAGATTCCCTACCTCTTCCTCAACACCTTCACCTGGCTCTTGTCCTTCTTCATGTACACGCTGAACCTGGACATGAGCCGGTTCGGCATGCCGAAGGACGCCTTCGGGTCCGCCATCATCACCAACGTGGGCTCGCTGGGGCTGGACACGGCCTACGTGCCGCTGGCGCCGTACACCCGCGTGCCCATCTTCGTCGCGCCCGGCGCGGTGAAGGAGGTCCCCGTGGTGGAGGACGGCAAGGTGGTGCCGGGCAAGGTGATGAACATCAACGCCACCTTCGACCACCGCTTCATCGACGGTTTCCATGCGGGCGTGCTCGCCAACACGCTGCGGGAGATGCTGGAGAATCCCTTCGAGAGCTTCGATGCGCTCCCGGAGGCGGCGACCGAACCGGTCGCCGCGGTCGGCTAG
- a CDS encoding formylglycine-generating enzyme family protein codes for MIAAALSRARLQRASGDLEGAAATLDAVAFQARVEVVPLLRDVLNQLAVVEQGLRFRYIPAGTFIMGSHEGEPDERPEHAVALPGFWMSEVPLSWSDFTRLLGWPDPSELPTADQVEGLEAPLKYAFDSRVRLQYCEDATVQARQDWHAHDPNAWRPRDGQRKSSQEMFGAPERTSAGPYRYSTKPMVAVDHALAEGFARRISTPSITYRLPTEAEWERAARGCFQRARYPWGDAPPDSRHADFDRFGDFSLRPSRGFPPNDYGLFSMAGGVSEWCQDAYDAQAYATPGHGTGPATVLSQAPEQLAHVLRGGAWADCAEALRVSFRSASDSGQSPTIGFRLVRMPARR; via the coding sequence ATGATCGCCGCCGCCCTGTCACGTGCCCGCCTGCAGCGCGCGAGTGGCGACCTCGAAGGCGCTGCCGCCACGCTGGACGCGGTCGCCTTTCAAGCACGAGTGGAAGTCGTGCCGCTGCTCCGAGACGTCCTGAATCAGCTTGCCGTGGTCGAACAGGGGCTCCGGTTCCGCTACATCCCCGCGGGCACCTTCATCATGGGCAGCCATGAGGGCGAACCCGACGAGCGGCCGGAACACGCGGTGGCGCTGCCCGGGTTCTGGATGAGCGAGGTGCCGCTGAGCTGGAGCGACTTCACGCGGCTGCTGGGGTGGCCCGACCCATCCGAGCTCCCCACGGCGGACCAAGTCGAGGGACTGGAGGCGCCCCTGAAGTACGCCTTCGACTCGCGAGTCCGCCTCCAGTACTGCGAGGACGCAACGGTCCAAGCCAGGCAGGATTGGCACGCCCATGATCCCAACGCCTGGCGGCCCCGCGACGGCCAGCGCAAGTCGTCCCAAGAGATGTTCGGGGCCCCCGAACGCACGAGCGCGGGCCCGTACCGGTACAGCACGAAGCCCATGGTCGCGGTCGATCACGCGCTCGCGGAGGGGTTCGCCCGCCGCATCAGCACCCCATCCATCACCTACCGGCTGCCCACCGAGGCGGAGTGGGAACGCGCGGCCCGAGGCTGCTTCCAGCGCGCGCGCTACCCATGGGGAGACGCGCCACCCGACAGCCGACACGCGGACTTCGATCGCTTCGGAGACTTCTCGCTCCGGCCCTCGCGCGGGTTCCCGCCGAACGACTACGGCCTGTTCAGCATGGCCGGTGGCGTGAGCGAGTGGTGCCAGGACGCCTACGACGCGCAGGCCTATGCGACGCCGGGCCACGGCACCGGACCGGCCACCGTCTTGAGTCAAGCGCCAGAGCAGCTCGCGCACGTGCTGCGCGGAGGCGCCTGGGCGGACTGCGCGGAAGCACTGCGCGTCAGCTTCCGGTCCGCGAGTGACTCAGGCCAGTCCCCCACCATCGGCTTCCGGCTGGTCCGGATGCCCGCACGGCGGTGA
- a CDS encoding methyl-accepting chemotaxis protein, which yields MAGFRFCSVRAFVAPTRFLLGSALLLMFALTSTAQAAESGPSPVNVLDGWRFRWGDSPVASDGAFLWAKEAGDTKDWRTTPALVTPEGRGDNTFMWLSIPIPEGGWTEPALYLGEVTHAMEAYVDGKHIYTNGKLRTNTHEISENLSWHLIPLPREVQGKRVLLRIQSNNPNIGVFQAAQVGARYDLLVFVTRQGEAAFVVACLLFAVSLGAGGAFALHWRRRMLAGLAVSAGSGGAILLGLSGMPMALWGTSGPATLGTTVGIFLLVAGLMEFVSDALLDNRRGWFQRATTVFTPVAAVCALASLMDLGIGQRILVPFLPLAVLTLVVVLVVAVVQAWMGNPDARLFVGGFAGLVLSIVITILPVIGLVSWNIGNVTHWGYVTLVMSLLGIVTRRSIQVVRTLEAHTHQLEARAQEVRNLAERMGNGAGELATVVQQLRASSDEQTEGVSRQAVALQEAEQTVKEIRRSSQMTAEKASALASSAESAELVGREGTAALERTLSDLAAIRTEVSDMARRIFALDERTREVSGIVDSVKDLADQSNMLAINAAIEAARSGESGRGFGVVAREMRGLADQSIQATHRIREVLDGVSNSMREAARSSEKGDERVKQSLDAVRTSSAQFQQLADMIGDTSSSVRQITAAVSAQDAGTHQMAQAIQELSGQMQRTLKTVQETQEATRSVQTLAESMSSMASQTLKAEGLSVPGAQPR from the coding sequence ATGGCTGGCTTCCGCTTCTGCTCCGTGCGTGCGTTCGTAGCGCCCACGCGTTTCCTGCTGGGCTCCGCGCTTCTGCTGATGTTCGCTCTGACCTCCACGGCCCAAGCGGCGGAGTCGGGGCCTTCTCCCGTCAACGTGCTCGACGGCTGGCGCTTCCGGTGGGGGGACTCCCCCGTGGCATCGGATGGCGCGTTCCTCTGGGCAAAGGAGGCGGGCGACACGAAGGACTGGCGCACGACGCCGGCCCTGGTGACGCCCGAAGGCCGGGGCGACAACACCTTCATGTGGCTCAGCATCCCGATTCCCGAGGGTGGCTGGACCGAGCCCGCGCTGTACCTGGGCGAGGTCACCCACGCGATGGAAGCGTACGTGGATGGCAAGCACATCTACACGAACGGCAAGCTGCGCACGAACACGCATGAGATCAGCGAGAACCTCTCCTGGCATCTCATCCCGCTGCCGCGCGAGGTCCAAGGCAAGCGCGTGCTGCTGCGCATCCAATCCAACAACCCCAACATCGGCGTGTTCCAGGCCGCGCAGGTGGGCGCGCGCTACGACCTGCTCGTGTTCGTCACGCGCCAGGGCGAGGCGGCCTTCGTCGTCGCCTGCCTCCTCTTCGCGGTGTCGCTGGGCGCGGGCGGCGCATTCGCCCTGCACTGGCGGCGGCGGATGCTGGCCGGCCTGGCCGTGTCGGCGGGCAGCGGCGGCGCCATCCTGCTGGGCCTGAGCGGCATGCCCATGGCGCTCTGGGGCACGTCGGGCCCCGCGACGCTGGGCACCACGGTAGGCATCTTCCTGCTCGTCGCCGGATTGATGGAGTTCGTGTCGGACGCGCTGCTCGACAACCGGCGCGGCTGGTTCCAACGCGCGACGACGGTGTTCACCCCCGTGGCGGCGGTGTGCGCCCTGGCCTCGCTGATGGACCTGGGCATTGGCCAGCGCATCCTCGTGCCCTTCCTGCCCCTGGCCGTCCTCACCCTGGTCGTGGTGCTCGTGGTGGCGGTGGTGCAGGCGTGGATGGGCAACCCGGACGCGCGCCTGTTCGTGGGCGGCTTCGCGGGACTGGTGCTCTCCATCGTCATCACCATCCTCCCCGTCATCGGCCTGGTGAGCTGGAACATCGGCAACGTCACGCACTGGGGCTACGTCACGCTGGTCATGTCCCTGCTGGGCATCGTCACCCGCCGCTCCATCCAGGTGGTGCGCACGCTGGAAGCGCACACCCACCAGTTGGAGGCGCGCGCGCAGGAAGTCCGCAACCTGGCCGAGCGCATGGGCAACGGCGCCGGCGAGCTCGCCACCGTGGTGCAGCAGCTCCGCGCTTCCAGCGATGAGCAGACCGAGGGCGTGAGCCGTCAGGCCGTGGCGCTCCAGGAGGCGGAGCAGACGGTGAAGGAGATCCGCCGCAGCTCGCAGATGACGGCGGAGAAGGCCAGCGCGCTCGCGTCCTCGGCGGAGAGCGCCGAGCTGGTGGGCCGCGAAGGCACGGCGGCCCTGGAGCGCACCCTGTCGGACCTCGCGGCCATCCGCACCGAGGTGTCCGACATGGCCCGGCGCATCTTCGCGCTCGACGAGCGCACTCGCGAGGTCTCCGGCATCGTGGACTCCGTGAAGGACCTCGCGGACCAGTCCAACATGCTGGCCATCAACGCCGCCATCGAAGCGGCGCGCAGCGGCGAGAGCGGCCGGGGCTTCGGCGTCGTCGCCCGCGAGATGCGCGGCCTGGCCGACCAGTCCATCCAGGCCACGCACCGCATCCGCGAGGTGCTCGACGGCGTCAGCAACAGCATGCGTGAGGCCGCGCGCTCCAGCGAGAAGGGCGACGAGCGCGTCAAGCAGAGCCTCGACGCCGTTCGTACCTCCAGCGCGCAGTTCCAGCAGTTGGCCGACATGATTGGCGACACCAGCTCCAGCGTGCGGCAGATCACCGCCGCCGTCAGCGCGCAGGACGCGGGCACGCACCAAATGGCGCAGGCCATCCAGGAGCTGTCCGGCCAGATGCAGCGCACGCTGAAGACGGTGCAGGAGACGCAGGAGGCCACCCGCTCCGTGCAGACGCTCGCGGAGAGCATGTCCTCCATGGCCAGCCAGACGCTCAAGGCGGAAGGCCTGTCCGTCCCCGGCGCGCAGCCTCGCTAG